GCCGCACCGCCCATGTCCATTTTCATAGTTTCGATGCCGCTGCTCGCACTTTTGATGTTGAGGCCGCCTGAGTCGAAGGTCAGCCCTTTCCCCACAATCGCGACTTTGCGGCGCGGCATGCCCGCGGGTTTATAAGTCATGTGCACTAACTTCGGCGGTAAGTCCGATGCCTGCGCGACGCCCAAAAACGCCCCCATACCCAGACGCTCGCAGTCTGCTTTTTCTAATATTTCGAGGGTTAAGCCGTACTCGGCGGCGAGTTGTTCGGCAGTTTCTGCCATCGTCAGCGGCGTCACCGTGTTAGCCGGGCCGTTAACTAACTCGCGAGCCAAAATTGTCCCGGCAGCGATCGCTTCGCCTTTGGCAATTGCATTGTCGCGATCGCCGACTCCCAGCAAGTCGATGGTTTCTAGCTTGCGTCCCCTGGCGTTTTCCTCGGGATCGGATTTGAAACGTTTGTCTTCGTGCAGCCCGAGGATTGCACCTTCGGTCGCGATCTGCGCCACGATTGCAGGGTCGTAGTCCGCAATGGGCAAAGCCAGCCCGAGGGTTTGGCAGTGCTGGTTAGTAGCGATGCGGGCGCAGGCAGCGGCAGCGCGACGGAGCGTGTCGAGGGTCAGGGCATCGCGATCGCCCAAGCCGATCAAAATAATTTTGCGGACGGTACTGCCCCCACCAATGCGGGCGCAGGCACTTTTTCCAGGTTTGCCTTCAAACTGGGTTTCCTCGATCAGCTCCGCGATCGTGCCGGACAGTTTGGTGTCCAGTGCCGCGAGGTCGCCGGTCAACTCGGTGTCGGTGAAAAGCCCGAGCGCCAGCGCGTCTCCAGACCAGTCGAGTTGGGAGGTGCTGGTGCCGCGAACCAGGAGCTGCGGTTGCGTTTGGGTTGGCATGAGGTTTTGCGCTTACGTCTCTTTACGATTCACCTTACAATCTCTGGTGGATTGCCTGCATGCAGCAGGAACTGAGGCGATCGCCTGGGCTCGAATCTATATCATTCTGCTGACTTTATAGCTCGGCATAGATTCGATGTTCTCCACCCTTACGGTCGTCCTCGGCCAATTCCCTTGATTGTTCGAGCCTTACGCGCAGCGCGATCGGGAAATGCTATTCCGTCAGCAGAGGTGCGATCGCCGCTCGGACTATTCCCGCACGCTCCAGGTACGCGGCAACTCGCAATAACAGCCCGTCGTTGTGCGGTGCAGCCACCAACTGCACGCCCAGCGGCAACGCTCCCGACCGCCCATCTTCAGCTGCAACTGGCACCGACAGCGCGG
The Rubidibacter lacunae KORDI 51-2 DNA segment above includes these coding regions:
- a CDS encoding leucyl aminopeptidase, which translates into the protein MPTQTQPQLLVRGTSTSQLDWSGDALALGLFTDTELTGDLAALDTKLSGTIAELIEETQFEGKPGKSACARIGGGSTVRKIILIGLGDRDALTLDTLRRAAAACARIATNQHCQTLGLALPIADYDPAIVAQIATEGAILGLHEDKRFKSDPEENARGRKLETIDLLGVGDRDNAIAKGEAIAAGTILARELVNGPANTVTPLTMAETAEQLAAEYGLTLEILEKADCERLGMGAFLGVAQASDLPPKLVHMTYKPAGMPRRKVAIVGKGLTFDSGGLNIKSASSGIETMKMDMGGAAATYGAAQAIAQLKPDVEVHFISAVTENMIGGRAMHPGDILTASNGKTIEVNNTDAEGRLTLADALVFAEKLEVDAIVDLATLTGACMVALGKEIGGLWSTDETIATELKNAAEAAGEKFWQMPLEDKYFDGMKSDIADMKNTGPRPGGAITAALFLKQYIENTPWAHLDIAGPVWADKESGVNNSGATGFPVRTLVNWVLA